CGGCCTCTTTTGCAATAAATGATCCTTCAATCATCAAATTATCTGGAACGAGGTTTTCAGTTGTAATGTCCCCGGTAAAGATGTCCTCCTGAATAGCTAATTGAATAAGGACATCTATCTTTTCAGATTCAAAATTGATTTTCATGTCCACAGCAACTACCCATCTTTCATCTTTTGTTTTTTGCCTGCCAACACCTCGATAACCCCATTTAATTTTCATTATATTAGTGTTTCGAAGAGAACTCAATATCAATCCTTATTTTTTTCTTGACATTTAACGATACAGTGCTATTTTAAATACCAACCGATAATACGAGTTTTTCATAAAGTAAAGGAACAGACAAAACATACGATAAAGGCAAACTCCGAGCAATTGGGGGGACGCAAAGTAAAGGGTCTTTCAACGCACAGGGAAGTGAGTTTCGTAAGATAGCCTACTGCATAAGAAAAAAGACAGCCTTACTGCCGAAGATGTTTAGCAAAAATCTTTGCAGTAAGGCTTTTTTTATTTTTTACGGCAAAATATTTCTGAACTTTAATCAAATATTTATGATCTTGCTTCACCTTAAAAAATTTACTGGATTAAGATGAGCGCAAACAATAATCAACAATTATGGAGGTGGCTATGGTAAAACGAAAGAATAACCGTTTAAAACTCATATCCCTAACGTTAAAAGACTCTCTTGCCAAATATCGCGTTACATTGTCAGATACATCCCTTGGTGTTGTCGCTCGTGATTTGACCAAATCTCTCGGCGATTGTAGTCGCGGTTGCGCGTTTGATTGCAAAGATGGTTGTATAGACGGGTGCAAGGATAGCAGAAAAGGATAGTGAAACAACTAAATGAACCAAAACAAGATTTATTGAAAATGCAGTTTGTCGTTTAATATTTATGGTTAGAAGGGAGGGAGCTATGCCTGTGAAAAAAAAAGTTGAACCCCGTGTAAGGACTATCTCTTTGTTATTAAAAGACTCATTGGGAAGGGCAGGGATTGATCTGCCAAACAATGTAGCCATTTCAACTGCAGGCGAAATACTTCAGGGGATCGATTTAGGTGACTGCCGGGAAGGCTGTAAAGAAGGCTGTAAAGACGGCTGCAAAGACGGCTGCCAAAGTAATCAGAAAACGAGCTGATACCTTCTAGTGCTGCGAAGCCGCAACCAAAAAAGATACAATAAGCAGTAAGCAGTTGACAGTGAGCTAAAAATGATAAATTCCTTTACACTCTGTATGATTTCATGATGGAAAACATTTTATAAACATACACTTAAAAGGAGGAGGATCATGGCAAAAGGGGCCGATCCGAGAATACAGCCTCTCAGGCTTTCCCTGAAGGAGTCGCTCACCAAACAGGGCATTAAGCTGGATGCAGGTAAGATTAACGCAGTAATAACTGACGTGCTGGATGTTAATTCACTGTGGGACTGCGGAGGCGGCGGATGTAAAAAATCATGCAATACCGGCTGTTCTGACGGGTGTAAGGACGTCTCAAAAACAGCGTGAGATAACATTAATGAACCGAAATGAGATTTATGAAAAGCAGTCTTTTTTGATATTTACGGTAAGGAAATGAATTATGTCTCCTGGAAAAAAGGCCGATCCCCGTTTAAAGATCATTTCTTTGATCTTAAAAGACTCATTGGAAAGGACAGGGATTGATCTGCCGTATAGTGTAGTTGTTTCGACTGCCGGTGAAATAATTCAGGTGGATGGCCTATTTGGATGGGGCTGTGGGAGTAGTTGCAAAGAATGGTGCAAAAAAGCGTGCAAGGAAGGCTGCAAGAATAGTCAGAAAGAGTAATAAACAAGGTTGTTTGATCTTCTGATGATAATCGTTTTAAGAAATTTTCATGTAGGGATGAAAGATATGCTAACGAACCCCGGAGCGAAACCTCGGATAAATACCCCCTGGCGTATTAGAAATGACAAAACGAGTGTCATTGTCTACAAATGTGTTACTGATACGCTGACCCATAAGGTCCTGACACCGGTGGAAGCTACTCTGCTCCCCTTTCTTGATGGGACATTTACCCTGAGTGATATCGAAGAGGCGTGGAGCGACGCACTCGCCATCGCAGACAAAAAAGAGGGTCCCCATTCGAACCTTTTCCAAAGTACGTTAACGCATCTTATTTCGCATGCAGGCATAGTCACTTTTGATGGTGAACCAAGCCCATCCTTCCGTGAAACTAATCAGCATTTATTCCCTGACTTTTCCTCATATCAATATCCGTTGCAGCGGCTTGCACGGCCCATCTCAGTGAATATTGCCATTACAAACCGATGCGGGTGCGATTGCATGTACTGTTACGCAGAAAGACGTACCTGTGACGAGGCTGATTTTGAACGGTTAAAGGATATCTTCTGCGATCTCTCAGATAATGAAATTTTTATGGTCGACATCACCGGAGGTGATATTTTTACCAGAAAAGACGTGCTCAGGATACTTACTGAAATGGTAAAACGGGAGTTTGTGTTCTTTCTCTCAACGAAGAGTTTTCTCTCTGAGGAAACGGCATCCAGGTTGAAAGAATTGGGGATTGGCATTCCGGATCCGCCACCGCACCTCAGACGTGATATTCAGGTGAGCATAGACAGCCCTGATACAGCAGTAGCGGAAATGCTGACCCGCAGTTCCCGGTATGTGGAAAATGCCACTGAGACCATAAAAAATCTCATCGCTGCCGGATTAACACCGAGGGTCAAATGCGTCCTCACCAGTTATAACTTTGATGCCCCTGATGGGCTTGTGCGCCTTTTCTCCAATCTGGGTGTAACCAACTTCCAGTTCGTGCAATATGGTCGAAGCCATTATCGACACGACGATGCGCTCTTTCTGACACATGAACAAAAGCTTTACATTAAAGAGGCTATTGAGAGGATACGTGAGAAACACCCTTCAGTATCTATTACAGCACAGGATGATACCAGTGTCCAAAGCCAGACGAGAAAGAATAGAGAGGATTGGGATCGACGCTCTATCTGCTCTGGCGGTAGGGTGAGTATGCTTATTCAGCCAAACGGGGATGTTACCCTCTGCGATCAGATCCCTCACGCTGAAAATCATATCGTAGGAAACGTGTTTGAGAAGGGTGTTGCCGGTGTATGGAATTCACCTAAGCTTTATAATTTCCTTTATCCCTCCAGGGAACAGTTTAATGGAACGGTGTGCTACACCTGTTCTGAATTTGATCTCTGCCACAAATGGCAGGGATATTGTTACCGCGATTCCCTTTTTTATTTTGGAACCCTTTTGGATGCACCGCCTGATTGTCCTCGCCAGACGAAGACAGCCCCCCGCCAGATATAATAATATTGCAGTAAAGTTAAAGGTTGATGAAACTAAGGAGATAGAGGGTATAGAAACCAGAGTTATGGAAGAAAGAGAAACCCTTGACGGTGAATTAGTAGAGGTCTCAAAGAATTACGTTGCAATATGTAATCGGAATAACAGCGTATTCTATTTTGGAGAAGACGTGAATATATATGAAAATGGAGAGATAGTGAGTCACGATGGTTCCTGGCAATCAGGCGTTGATGGGGCAAGAGCTGGTATTATAATGCCGGGGACTATTCTATTGGGTTCAAGGTATTTTCATGAAATAGCGCCGGAAGTTGCAACGGACAGAACAGAAATCGTGAGTATAAATAAGGTTGTTGAGACTCCATGAGGGAAGTTTGAAAATTGTCTGAAAACGATGGAGACTCACTCTTAGAGCCAGGACTCAAAGAATTCAAGTTTTATTTCCCGGGAATTGGGCTCATACAAGATGGTGTGCTAAAACTTACCGAGGTAAATGAGTAGTGACAAAATCGAGAAAAACCTTGTGAAAAACCTTCCGGCAGAAAATGGCTTATCAAGGTAGCCCCCTTTGGATGAAGGTTTATGTGGGTCACTTAATAAAGGCAATCCTTTCAAAAGGGAAATTTATGAAATCTGTTTTCTGCCTTATTGAATATATCAGCCTTTTTTTATTACTGACTCTTTTGCTTTTTACGGGCTGCAGGAGAGACGACCATTCGATTTCTGGTGCTTTACCTGCCGTTGACGTCAGTGTATCACCACCCGTCAACGCCGCCGATCCTTGCACTATCGCACTCACACCGCATACAGGCACAGACCGGATAGATCAGCAAATCATCCACCTGCAACAAAAGGCACGCTGTGCCGAGGAACCGTGGCGTACGGCGTACCTGGAACGGCTCGGTTGGGCATTTGTTACCAAAGCGCGCATCAGTTTTGATCCGGGCTTTTACAAATTGGCCGAGCAATGCGCCCTGTGCGTCGAATCGAAGGAGCCGCACAGCGCCGAGGCTATGCTGTTACGCGGACACGTGCTCCACAATCTGCACCAATTTAAAGAGGGAGAAGCCCTGGCACGTGAACTGGTTGCCCAGCGTGGACTGTCATTTGATCACGGATTGCTGGGTGATCTGTTGATGGAGCAAGGCAAGCTCGACGAGGCGATCGATGCCTATCAAAAAATGATGGATCAAAAGCCCGGCCCGCAGGCATACAGCCGCACCGCTCACGTCCGCTGGCTGAAAGGTGATCTGCAGGGAGCAATCGCAGTAATGGAAATGGCCACAGGAGCAAGCAGCTCGCGCGACCATGAATCGGCAGCATGGGCATACGTGCGTCTCGCCTTATACGAAATGCAGGCAGGTAATATTTCAAAGGCATCAGACATTATTGAGACAGCGCTTGCCTTACAACCCGATTATCCCCCGGCGCTTCTGGCGCGCGGACGTATGTTGCTGGCAAAAGGGAAAAACACGGAAGCCATAGTTCCACTAACACGCGCCACTCAGTTAAACCCCCTTCCTGAGCACCAGTGGGGTCTTATTGAAGCCCTGCGTACGGCCGGCCACAGGGATAAAGCGGGCCAAGTCGAGAAACAGCTTATGCAACGCGGTGCTTCTGATGATCCGAGGACCTTCGCCCTGTATCTTGCCACGATTGGCCATGACACCAAAATGGCACTGTTGCTGTCGGAAGAGGAACTAAAAGTGCGCGCAGACATCTTCACGCTGGACACACTCGCCTGGGCACTCAGGGCTGTGGGGAGGATTCAGGAGGCGCGCTCGTTCAGTGAGCGGGCACTGGCTGAGGGAACACAGGACGCACGCCTGTTCTATCACGCAGGTGTCATTGCAGCGGCAGCGGGACAACATAAAGAGGCTGAGGTTTGGTTCGAAAAAACCACAGCTATTCAACACATGCTCTTGCCTTCGGAACGAGAGCACCTCTTTAAAGAAACTGCGGCATTACAGGCGCAGAAATCGATTCTGACATCGGGCCAATCGAATTAACCAGGAATACCTATATTCAAAGAAAGGAGGCTGTTTATGAAAACAATCAGTAAGATGTTGAGCGTTTATGGAGTAATTGCTTTGCTTGTACTGGCAAGCGGTTCCCTATTTGCATCCAGCCATATGGATGCGCCGCTGATTACCCTTGACCCGGCTGCTAACACCACCGATGTTTACGCATTCGTCGACGAAGACAACAGCAACAAAAACCTCGTTGTAGCACTTGGCGTGTACCCGTTCGAGGAGCCGGGTATCGGCCCAAACAAGTATAACTTTGACGATAACGTGCTCTACGAGATCCACGTTGCGTTAGGTGATGACGTTGCCGCTGGACGCAAGACGTTAAGCTACCAGTTCTTGTTTGAAACTAAGTTTAAGAATCAGAACACCATCCTCCAGTCATATCTGGGTGTCATTAACGATGTGGATGACGCAAATCAAAACCTGACCCAAACCTATACGGTCACTAAAGTCGATCACCGCACGAAAAAGAAAACCGAAACTGTCCTTGGCTCCGGTATCGTTCCCCCGAACAATCAGGGAATTGCCACACCCTTTTATAACCAGGACGACGACGGTGAGAATCCCGCTAAGGGTGGTGTAGCCACGGAAGCAGAACTCGATAAGTACACAAAGCAGGCCATTGCCACGCTGAGCAACGGCTACGTTGCATTCGCCGGACAACGGGATGATGGTTTTTACGGCGATATCCAATCTATCTTTGACCTGCTGGAACTGCCAGACTGGGTCAAATGGGCAATTTTATCCTATTCAGTGGGATTTATTCCCCATTTTATAGGCTAAAAAGCGACAAAACGAGTACAAAAATGGTAATTTATAGTAGTTCTTACCCACTTTTGAAGCAAAAAAGTTCATTTGACCCAGTCTGTGCGCGATCCCGGCAAAGATTCCCAGGGCGGGTTCAACCTCCACCTTATGGCCCTGGAGATTCCCGTGAGTGAACTTGGCGGTGACCAGCAGATCGTTGGAGTTTATGCCACCACCAGCCGCCGTAAAACTACAGTGCTGAGCACGAGGCCCGAGAAAAAAGATGATAAGATCACGGGGCCGTTTGTTCAGGTTGGACGGCAAGGCAATCCTCTGTTCAACGAAGGTCTGGTCGCTATTGCGGACAAGGACTTGTACAGCCGAACGAGTCCCACAAGAGATAGTGTCATCTTCCGCAAATACGCGGAGAGCCCAGAGCTGGCAAAGCTGATCAACCTGCTCGTTATCCCTGGAACAGGCCTCGTGCCAGCTGTTGAAACCGGTCGTACCGATATTGCTGGCATTTACATTCCCGATTTGATCAAAGTTGACCTCTCGACCAGTGGTGTTCGGCTTGCGGGTGGAGGACCAGACGACCCCAACAATCCTGATGATTCTGGCTTCTCACGGTTGAGCATCTTTGGTAATGATGTGTTACAGAGCGATATTCAGGATCCGTTTGACAACGGTGGATTTATCGCCGGTGGTTGGCCAAACGGCAGGCGTTTCGGTGACGACGTAGTGGATATTGCAATCTCGGCCCTCATCAGCGACCTGCGCACACTTCCCCTGTTCGTACAGGTGGCGGGTGACGGAGTGAATCAAAATGACATTGTATTTAACAAGGTCTTCCCATACGAGTCCACACCACAAAACGGCCGCATCCACGGTCATCATGGTGTAGCACCTTAAATCAGGCTGCCTTTGGCAACGACTTTTTAGATACACGACAAATGCCAATTAAAAACAACCCCCTCTCCCTCTTAATAAAGGGAGAAAAAGGGGGTTGTCTGGGATGGATAAGGGATGGGTGATTAGTCTTTTTTCCCTAACCGCCTCTATCAAGGGGCAGTGTAGTGGCAATTCATGAATTGCCACTACGGATCTTTTAAAATTCCTTGTACTTTAAAGTATGCATCACCTGCGTCTTAGAACATATACCCTGGTTTTTGGTTTGCTCTTCGGACTCGCGGATACCGTTCATGCCCACGATCCGGGACTGAGTACAGCAGACTTGAGAATAACCGAAAGCCAGATCGCTGTGCACTTCACGTTCGCCCGACGTGATATCGAATCTCTCATACCCATCGATGCCGATCGTAACGGCTCAGTCACCGCCGCAGAATTTGATGCTGCACGCCCCCATCTCCAAATCCTGGCGAGCGGCATGACCAAGATCAATGTTGATAACCAGCGTGTCGCCGCACAGGTCACCACGATTGAACTCGATCAAAGCGATGCGCTGCATTTTCATTTAAATTCTTCTTGGAAGGCATGCTCACGACTCAGCGTGAGCATGCCCATCATTTCAGAGCTTGCCCGTAGTCACAGGCAGTACGTTTCGGTTCGGAATGAGGAGAAAAATCTCGTAACCGAACGTATCCTCACTGCAGATAATCCGGCCTTTGAAGTTGCCATCACAAATACTGTTACGACTGCTAAAAATTCGTTATCATTCCGCCAGTTTCTCATCCTCGGCATTGAGCACATTATGAAAGGATACGACCACCTGCTATTCCTTTTTGGGCTGTTGGTCATAGGCGGTAACTTTTGGAGCGTGGGACGGATCATCACATCGTTTACTGTAGCTCACTCCATCACGCTTGCATTGGCAACGTTCAGTGTAGTGCAACTTCCGCCGGGCATTGTAGAACCGCTCATTGCAGCGTCAATCACGTACATTGGTATGGAAAATCTTTTTTGCCGGAATCTGCATCGTCGCTGGCTGTTAACGTTCGGATTCGGCCTGGTGCACGGTTTAGGTTTTGCGTCGGTGCTGCGCGAATTAAGCATCGGTGCAAAGGGCGACGGAATGGTTATACCGCTTCTGGCGTTCAACCTCGGAGTTGAAATAGGTCAAATAGCGATTGCGTTGCTGGTGCTGCCATTGATTTGGAAATCGCAACAACTTCCGAATTTCTTCCCACGCCTTGCGACCGCTTGCTCTGTATTCGTATTACTTGCCGGGACGTATTGGCTATTCGAGCGCACTTTGTTTAATTAGGTCCTCGGCACCTTCCCCCCCTGTTTCTCCCGTTTACGGGGGGATTATGGGGGAAGTTTGAAATTCCTAGCATCAAGATACCAGACCCAGAAGAATCTGCCTCACAATAAAAACCACGAAATAGCCTAACTCATATGTCCACAATGGGATGTCAATCAAGCTACCTTTATCCAAAATTCAACGAATTCCTCTTACATAATTTTAAAAAGAAATCTTGTGTTAAAAACCGGAGAAACTTAAGGTCATTAGTTGACTTTTTATCATTAAATTGATATATATGTAGTATCCAAAGACAATCCTATATCCCTTAAACCCTCTTTACAAGAGTTTGAATTTATGAATACACCATTTATAGATTCAATTACATCAGAGTATATTAAATCCATTACCAATAATGGCGTCTTTAACCGTGGACTTTCGTATTACAAAAGTGGCCGTGTACATAATCTAAGCTATGATAATGATGGAGAATTAACGGCGGAAGTCGCGGGTAGTGAATCGGTTCCCTACAGTGTCTTCATACTTTCGAATGAGGAAGAAATATATGAAATGGATTGTGAGTGTTTGTATGCCTCGGATGGCGAGATATGCAAGCACATTGTTGCTACTCTATTAGAGTGGATTGAGCATAGAGATAAAGCAAAACGCCATAGACCGCTACCCTCTCGACAAAAAGCACTTTTTGACCCGGACGATATTTTTAGGAAGATTTTGCCATTTTCTTCTTACGAGCCGAGTCCTGTGGATATTTTAGGTGAAATCTTTTCTGGCTTTGGTCATTTCAACATTAAAGTGGATTTGCTCGATGGCGGGCCACGACTCGAACTCAAGCTGGTTTCTCCTCATGGCGGCGGCGAAACGGTGTTCCACCTCTCAGCAGAAAAAAGTCCCCATGTTTTTGAAAAATTAACGAGATTTTCCGGCAATACTGTGGAATTATCCGAACGGGCAAAACGAACAAAGCTCTATAAGAGCCCGCTCGTCCCCTATCTTCATGCCGATATAAACAACGATGGGCATATTGAGTTGTCCCCTATCCTGAAATTCAAGAGTTCCGGCAAAAAAGAGGAGCAGGCCTTTCTGTGGGAACAATTAGCCGAGCACCGGATCAGCGAAGGATGGGTATGGTTAAACAATTCCTACAGGCCTATCAATCCCATTTCCTTCAACCTGAAACCCTATTTTCATAAACAAAAGCCGCTTGTTTATAAAGAAAAGGATGCGATTGATTTCCTTAAACACGATCTCAACCTATTACTCAATGACTCATCCTTTAAACCTTCAGAACGATTGAAGGGCGCGGAGGTTCATGACAAGCCAGATGTTTCCCATGTGCAGGTGGAGGCTTGCGATAATGACTGGCTATGGCTGGATCCTACCTATACCGTAGGAAGACACACCGTCACCCTTTCTGAGATTTTGTCATGCATTGATAAAGAACGCTGCATGAGAAAAGATACGGATTATCTAGAAATTCCTAAGGAAATCATGGAACTCTGGCAGCGTGGCAACGGTGTCATTGAAAATGGGCGGATCAAGATGCCCAAATTGGGATACCTGCGCACGCGGGCTGAATGCAGCAAGAAAGCAAAGATAACTGCATGTCATGAGACGCAGAAATTTTTGGCGAGTTTTGATCGCATCACACCACCACAGCCGGCGCCAGCCGTCACTTCATACAGGGGGAAATTGCGTACCTATCAGCAATCCGGGTATGACTGGCTCTGGTTCCTGCATACGAACAACTTCAACGGCATCCTGGCCGACGAGATGGGGCTGGGCAAGACACATCAGGCGATGGTGGTAATCCTCTCTGCGTTACAAACTGAACCGAACATGCCTAATCTGGTCATCTGTCCCACATCTGTGCTGGATCACTGGAAATCAAAATTTCAGACCTATGCACCCGAATTAAAGATAGCCCTGTTTTATGGAAAAGAAAGAAATATCCTCTTTTCAGACGACCTCCCATCAGTTGTATTAACAACTTATAGCATCCTTTCCCGCGATATGGAAGGTCTTAGCAAGATTCAATGGAATTACGTAGTACTGGACGAGGCACAAAAGATCAAGAACCACAACACCCAGATGTGCAAGGCCACAAAATTCCTCAAGGCACGGCATCGCCTTGCGCTGACAGGCACCCCTATTGAAAACCGATTAACAGAATTGTGGTCGATCTTTGAC
The Candidatus Brocadia sp. DNA segment above includes these coding regions:
- a CDS encoding radical SAM protein, which produces MIIVLRNFHVGMKDMLTNPGAKPRINTPWRIRNDKTSVIVYKCVTDTLTHKVLTPVEATLLPFLDGTFTLSDIEEAWSDALAIADKKEGPHSNLFQSTLTHLISHAGIVTFDGEPSPSFRETNQHLFPDFSSYQYPLQRLARPISVNIAITNRCGCDCMYCYAERRTCDEADFERLKDIFCDLSDNEIFMVDITGGDIFTRKDVLRILTEMVKREFVFFLSTKSFLSEETASRLKELGIGIPDPPPHLRRDIQVSIDSPDTAVAEMLTRSSRYVENATETIKNLIAAGLTPRVKCVLTSYNFDAPDGLVRLFSNLGVTNFQFVQYGRSHYRHDDALFLTHEQKLYIKEAIERIREKHPSVSITAQDDTSVQSQTRKNREDWDRRSICSGGRVSMLIQPNGDVTLCDQIPHAENHIVGNVFEKGVAGVWNSPKLYNFLYPSREQFNGTVCYTCSEFDLCHKWQGYCYRDSLFYFGTLLDAPPDCPRQTKTAPRQI
- a CDS encoding tetratricopeptide repeat protein: MAYQGSPLWMKVYVGHLIKAILSKGKFMKSVFCLIEYISLFLLLTLLLFTGCRRDDHSISGALPAVDVSVSPPVNAADPCTIALTPHTGTDRIDQQIIHLQQKARCAEEPWRTAYLERLGWAFVTKARISFDPGFYKLAEQCALCVESKEPHSAEAMLLRGHVLHNLHQFKEGEALARELVAQRGLSFDHGLLGDLLMEQGKLDEAIDAYQKMMDQKPGPQAYSRTAHVRWLKGDLQGAIAVMEMATGASSSRDHESAAWAYVRLALYEMQAGNISKASDIIETALALQPDYPPALLARGRMLLAKGKNTEAIVPLTRATQLNPLPEHQWGLIEALRTAGHRDKAGQVEKQLMQRGASDDPRTFALYLATIGHDTKMALLLSEEELKVRADIFTLDTLAWALRAVGRIQEARSFSERALAEGTQDARLFYHAGVIAAAAGQHKEAEVWFEKTTAIQHMLLPSEREHLFKETAALQAQKSILTSGQSN
- a CDS encoding DUF4331 domain-containing protein, with the protein product MKTISKMLSVYGVIALLVLASGSLFASSHMDAPLITLDPAANTTDVYAFVDEDNSNKNLVVALGVYPFEEPGIGPNKYNFDDNVLYEIHVALGDDVAAGRKTLSYQFLFETKFKNQNTILQSYLGVINDVDDANQNLTQTYTVTKVDHRTKKKTETVLGSGIVPPNNQGIATPFYNQDDDGENPAKGGVATEAELDKYTKQAIATLSNGYVAFAGQRDDGFYGDIQSIFDLLELPDWVKWAILSYSVGFIPHFIG
- a CDS encoding DUF4331 domain-containing protein — protein: MTQSVRDPGKDSQGGFNLHLMALEIPVSELGGDQQIVGVYATTSRRKTTVLSTRPEKKDDKITGPFVQVGRQGNPLFNEGLVAIADKDLYSRTSPTRDSVIFRKYAESPELAKLINLLVIPGTGLVPAVETGRTDIAGIYIPDLIKVDLSTSGVRLAGGGPDDPNNPDDSGFSRLSIFGNDVLQSDIQDPFDNGGFIAGGWPNGRRFGDDVVDIAISALISDLRTLPLFVQVAGDGVNQNDIVFNKVFPYESTPQNGRIHGHHGVAP
- a CDS encoding HupE/UreJ family protein — its product is MHHLRLRTYTLVFGLLFGLADTVHAHDPGLSTADLRITESQIAVHFTFARRDIESLIPIDADRNGSVTAAEFDAARPHLQILASGMTKINVDNQRVAAQVTTIELDQSDALHFHLNSSWKACSRLSVSMPIISELARSHRQYVSVRNEEKNLVTERILTADNPAFEVAITNTVTTAKNSLSFRQFLILGIEHIMKGYDHLLFLFGLLVIGGNFWSVGRIITSFTVAHSITLALATFSVVQLPPGIVEPLIAASITYIGMENLFCRNLHRRWLLTFGFGLVHGLGFASVLRELSIGAKGDGMVIPLLAFNLGVEIGQIAIALLVLPLIWKSQQLPNFFPRLATACSVFVLLAGTYWLFERTLFN